In Candidatus Nanosynbacter lyticus, one genomic interval encodes:
- a CDS encoding restriction endonuclease subunit S, translating into MIQTVSLSDICTKITSGGTPLTKRDDYYGGGIPWLRTQEVNFGNIYSTEKTITELGLKNSSAKIIPEDSVIVAMYGATAGRSAINKIPLATNQACCNLIIDNNKADYRFVYYYLVNSYEKLLSAAVGAAQQNLGSKQISAMTINLPPLYQQKKIADILSSLDEKIELNRRMNETLEQLGQTLFRHYFVDKAKQSNGNIQTIPLGKKFHPKRGRSLQARDMICGDTPVISGGLKPAGFHNEANTTAPVITISASGANAGFVSVWGEPVWSADSSYIDSTITKYVYTYYLFLKNKQKEIYDMQTGSGQPHIYPKHIELLEIVDLSDCEFDDFEQMVRPLFDMIHENKKQIDYLSKIRDLLLPKLISGEIKI; encoded by the coding sequence ATGATACAGACGGTTTCGTTGAGCGATATTTGTACTAAAATTACATCTGGTGGAACGCCGTTAACCAAGAGGGATGATTACTATGGTGGCGGTATACCGTGGTTAAGGACTCAGGAGGTTAATTTTGGTAATATTTATTCAACTGAAAAAACAATTACAGAATTAGGGCTAAAGAACTCATCGGCAAAGATTATCCCTGAAGATTCCGTGATTGTAGCTATGTATGGTGCAACTGCCGGCAGGTCTGCGATTAATAAGATTCCATTGGCTACAAATCAAGCCTGTTGCAATTTAATAATTGATAACAACAAAGCTGATTATAGATTCGTGTACTATTATCTTGTAAATAGTTATGAAAAACTCCTAAGCGCTGCTGTTGGTGCTGCTCAGCAGAATTTGGGTTCTAAGCAAATATCAGCTATGACCATCAATCTGCCGCCACTCTACCAACAAAAGAAAATTGCCGATATCCTCAGCAGCCTTGATGAAAAAATCGAGCTCAACCGCCGCATGAACGAAACCCTCGAGCAGCTTGGCCAAACCCTCTTTCGTCATTATTTTGTTGATAAAGCTAAGCAGAGTAATGGTAATATACAGACCATACCTTTAGGAAAAAAGTTTCATCCAAAAAGAGGTAGAAGTTTGCAAGCTAGAGATATGATTTGTGGTGACACACCGGTTATTAGCGGTGGACTGAAGCCAGCCGGATTTCACAATGAAGCAAATACGACCGCGCCAGTTATCACGATAAGTGCATCCGGAGCAAATGCTGGTTTTGTGTCTGTTTGGGGTGAACCAGTATGGTCGGCAGACTCTTCGTACATTGACTCAACAATTACCAAATATGTTTATACCTACTATTTATTCCTCAAGAACAAGCAAAAAGAGATATACGATATGCAAACTGGCTCTGGTCAGCCGCATATTTATCCAAAGCACATAGAGCTTTTGGAAATTGTTGATTTATCAGATTGCGAGTTTGATGATTTCGAGCAGATGGTGCGACCATTGTTTGATATGATACATGAAAACAAGAAGCAAATAGATTATTTGTCCAAAATTCGTGATTTGCTTTTACCAAAATTAATTTCCGGAGAGATTAAGATATAA
- a CDS encoding type I restriction-modification system subunit M: protein MNTRELEKQLWAAADKLRGNISSSDYKYVVLGLIFLKYVSDAFSVRYQTAIDENYDPEDQDWYLAENIFWIPKEARWEYLVASAKQPEIGVLVDSAMEAIERDNPSLKGVLPKNYAREALDKRRLGELIDLFTNIKFDTASSKDLLGQVYEYFMGMFADSEGKHGGEFYTPRSIVKLLVEMLEPYSGRVYDPCCGSGGMFVWSEKFVEEHAGRVSDIAVYGQELNETTWRLAKMNMAIRGIDANIKRGDTLMDDQLPDLKADYILANPPFNISDWGQEHLQADPRWKYGLPPKGNANFAWIQHMIHHLSPRGTAGFVLANGSMSSQTGGEGDIRKQLVLNDMVDAIVTLPSQLFFNVAIPCCLWFVSRDRANRHGKVLFIDGRNLGKMVTRRNRELTEEDIARVAKTYHDYKTASADYADQQGFCKVADLEEIKQHDYVLAPGRYVGVEEAEEDDEPFAEKFARLTAELEGQFAKSRELEVKIKENLAKIEKETK, encoded by the coding sequence ATGAATACGAGGGAGCTTGAAAAGCAGTTGTGGGCTGCGGCGGATAAACTACGGGGTAATATTAGTTCGTCGGACTATAAATATGTGGTACTGGGGTTGATCTTTCTAAAATATGTTTCGGATGCGTTTTCGGTGCGATATCAGACAGCGATTGATGAGAATTATGATCCTGAAGACCAGGATTGGTATTTGGCGGAGAATATTTTTTGGATTCCCAAGGAGGCTCGTTGGGAATACCTAGTGGCGAGTGCCAAACAGCCAGAAATTGGCGTCTTAGTTGATAGTGCCATGGAGGCGATTGAGCGCGACAACCCTAGTCTGAAGGGAGTGTTGCCAAAAAATTATGCTCGTGAAGCTCTGGATAAGCGTCGCCTAGGTGAACTCATCGATTTATTTACCAATATTAAATTTGATACTGCCAGCTCCAAAGACTTGCTTGGTCAAGTGTACGAATATTTTATGGGTATGTTTGCCGACAGTGAGGGTAAGCATGGTGGTGAATTCTACACGCCGCGCTCCATCGTGAAATTGCTGGTAGAAATGCTTGAGCCATACAGTGGGCGCGTGTACGACCCATGTTGCGGTAGTGGTGGTATGTTCGTCTGGAGTGAGAAGTTTGTCGAGGAGCATGCGGGCCGCGTTAGCGATATCGCGGTGTATGGTCAGGAGCTCAACGAAACCACTTGGCGACTCGCTAAAATGAATATGGCAATTCGGGGAATTGACGCAAATATCAAACGCGGCGACACCTTGATGGATGACCAGCTTCCTGACCTGAAAGCTGATTATATCTTAGCTAACCCACCGTTTAATATTAGTGACTGGGGTCAAGAACATTTGCAGGCCGACCCACGCTGGAAGTATGGACTGCCGCCAAAGGGTAATGCTAACTTTGCCTGGATTCAACATATGATTCACCACTTGAGCCCGCGTGGTACGGCAGGTTTTGTGTTGGCAAACGGGAGCATGAGCAGTCAAACTGGCGGCGAAGGTGACATCCGCAAGCAGCTAGTGCTCAATGATATGGTTGACGCCATCGTCACACTGCCGAGTCAGTTATTTTTTAACGTCGCTATACCGTGCTGTCTGTGGTTTGTGTCGCGCGATCGTGCTAATCGTCACGGTAAAGTACTGTTCATCGATGGGCGTAATTTGGGTAAAATGGTCACCCGTCGTAACCGCGAGCTGACCGAAGAAGATATTGCCAGGGTAGCAAAGACATATCACGATTATAAAACTGCCAGCGCGGATTACGCTGACCAGCAGGGCTTCTGCAAAGTCGCTGATCTAGAAGAAATCAAGCAGCATGATTACGTACTGGCACCCGGTCGTTACGTTGGTGTCGAAGAGGCCGAGGAAGACGATGAGCCGTTCGCCGAGAAATTTGCTCGGTTGACGGCTGAGCTTGAAGGGCAATTTGCGAAGAGCCGTGAGTTAGAGGTAAAAATAAAAGAAAATCTTGCCAAAATAGAGAAAGAAACCAAATGA
- the rhuM gene encoding RhuM family protein: protein MMNSNNPNSEMVLYVGDDGKPQIQARLQDENMWLTQVQLAQVFQTTRQNIGQHIKNIYEEKALVPSATIKKFFIVQTKGDREVSRNIEHYSLDTLIELGYRVKSNIATNFRIWAICEGEG, encoded by the coding sequence ATGATGAATAGCAACAACCCGAACAGCGAGATGGTGTTGTATGTTGGCGATGACGGCAAGCCGCAGATTCAAGCTAGGCTACAAGATGAAAATATGTGGCTCACTCAAGTGCAGTTGGCCCAGGTATTTCAGACTACAAGGCAAAATATAGGCCAACATATTAAGAATATCTACGAAGAGAAAGCGCTCGTCCCTTCGGCAACTATAAAGAAATTCTTTATAGTTCAAACTAAAGGTGATCGTGAGGTCTCAAGGAATATAGAGCATTATAGCCTAGACACGTTAATTGAGCTTGGTTACCGTGTGAAGTCAAATATTGCTACCAATTTTCGCATCTGGGCTATCTGTGAAGGAGAAGGTTAA
- a CDS encoding KAP family P-loop NTPase fold protein, whose product MKELTDKQILRHLHNNTILRNNQLSMLVKLLNSLKESTVLAIDGAWGSGKTVFVKQLLMLSDSAIQDYGHNTLDENAINLLREKQKTFYFNAWEYDYLGDALSAMLLKLIADDDESLTQGSIKKALSMITMSAGLKNITHDFIDIDNKTSKADLVKAVKDQVNRHDTVNEFIDKLKGDSERLIFVIDELDRCRPSFAVELLEVVKHYFMRDDVTFIITTNVNQLSHTIKKYYGSDFDGYAYLNKFFDFTFGLRKLSIEVYARSVLDWMEGSMIVNGVAFDAIEYYGFEMREINSYYSSLRLVSRFLTRNNNWRKDQYPTQLVFVPLALALKIKNDSLYEQFKSGRGEGVLRDFTANSYSALGYAERFVYEDGSSLSQEEMKEKAVDALIVEYKNIFASEGRGRSGENLQDFEEATALIGLYTTISTESDER is encoded by the coding sequence ATGAAAGAATTAACAGATAAACAAATCCTAAGGCATTTGCACAATAATACTATTCTGCGTAACAATCAGCTGTCAATGCTTGTGAAGCTACTAAATTCATTGAAAGAAAGTACCGTTTTGGCAATTGATGGTGCATGGGGATCCGGTAAAACGGTGTTTGTAAAGCAACTACTAATGTTATCTGACAGTGCTATTCAAGATTATGGCCATAATACTCTTGACGAGAATGCAATCAACCTTTTGCGAGAAAAACAAAAAACTTTCTATTTCAATGCGTGGGAATATGATTATCTTGGCGACGCGCTCAGTGCTATGTTGCTAAAGTTGATAGCGGACGACGATGAAAGTCTGACCCAAGGCTCGATAAAGAAGGCTCTTAGTATGATAACCATGTCTGCAGGATTAAAGAACATAACCCATGATTTTATAGACATTGATAATAAGACTAGTAAGGCTGACCTTGTCAAAGCGGTAAAAGATCAAGTAAATCGACACGATACAGTAAACGAATTCATTGATAAGTTAAAAGGTGATTCCGAAAGACTCATTTTTGTAATTGATGAGCTTGATCGCTGTCGTCCGTCTTTTGCTGTCGAGTTGCTAGAGGTTGTTAAGCATTATTTTATGCGTGATGATGTGACGTTCATCATTACGACAAATGTCAATCAACTTTCACATACAATTAAGAAATATTACGGAAGTGACTTTGATGGATATGCGTATCTAAATAAATTTTTTGATTTTACGTTTGGTTTGCGTAAGTTGAGCATCGAAGTGTATGCAAGAAGCGTACTTGACTGGATGGAAGGCAGCATGATAGTTAATGGAGTTGCATTTGACGCTATAGAATACTACGGCTTTGAGATGCGTGAAATTAATTCATACTATTCATCACTTCGTTTGGTGAGTCGGTTTCTGACAAGAAATAACAACTGGAGGAAGGACCAATATCCGACACAGCTTGTGTTCGTACCTCTGGCCCTTGCGCTAAAGATAAAAAACGATAGTTTATATGAACAATTCAAATCAGGCAGAGGTGAGGGCGTACTAAGAGATTTTACTGCTAATTCATATAGTGCTCTTGGATATGCAGAAAGATTTGTATATGAGGATGGTTCAAGTTTATCGCAAGAGGAGATGAAAGAGAAGGCGGTAGATGCGTTGATAGTGGAATACAAAAATATCTTTGCTTCTGAAGGTAGGGGGCGAAGTGGCGAAAACCTACAAGATTTTGAGGAGGCGACTGCTCTCATTGGTTTATATACAACAATCTCTACAGAAAGTGATGAGCGATGA